One genomic segment of Pirellulales bacterium includes these proteins:
- a CDS encoding helix-turn-helix transcriptional regulator gives MAESILDDNPQTVELLRSMTRLMVWMRSMQPSKRRRFWIALAECNDEQQAVVSRMLSVVENSQSIPADRQQALLAIADTLGLQSHDSQSELELAAPHDAAVDTQQAAFALRLRELMESKRVSQQELADRVGCSQPAISQMLNRSCRPQKKTILKLAEALSVNPRELWPDLEVAEMLDSVASFQEDDHVMTDAEAAALRDTSKRNSPTISVRSSPKRRR, from the coding sequence ATGGCAGAATCCATTTTGGACGACAATCCGCAAACCGTGGAACTGTTGCGGTCCATGACGCGGTTGATGGTGTGGATGCGCTCCATGCAACCGTCGAAACGGCGACGGTTTTGGATTGCGCTGGCGGAGTGCAACGATGAGCAACAAGCCGTCGTTTCGCGTATGCTGAGTGTCGTGGAAAACTCGCAATCGATTCCTGCCGATCGTCAACAAGCGCTGCTGGCCATTGCGGATACTCTCGGTTTGCAGTCGCACGATAGCCAGAGCGAACTGGAATTAGCTGCGCCACATGACGCCGCGGTGGACACTCAACAAGCGGCATTTGCTCTGCGGCTCCGAGAACTGATGGAGTCGAAGCGCGTATCGCAACAAGAATTGGCCGATCGAGTCGGTTGTTCGCAGCCGGCGATTTCGCAAATGCTCAACCGCAGTTGTCGCCCGCAGAAGAAAACGATTTTGAAGCTTGCGGAGGCCCTCAGCGTGAATCCTCGCGAACTGTGGCCGGACTTGGAAGTTGCGGAAATGCTCGACTCGGTCGCCAGCTTCCAAGAGGACGATCACGTGATGACGGACGCCGAGGCCGCCGCCTTGCGGGACACCTCCAAGCGTAATTCGCCGACGATCTCCGTGCGTTCGTCGCCGAAACGGCGCCGGTGA